A single genomic interval of Romboutsia ilealis harbors:
- a CDS encoding efflux RND transporter periplasmic adaptor subunit, with product MSFLGKFKNKKIKIIVGITVVSSVLIGGYYLYNKESNTAQSEENYVQTYTIADNEKIFINGVIVPTKSQEFSIPTDGEISKLNVTNGKIVKKGDLLFTIKNESIINEIEILKNQISELKGSNVDNDTIINSEINKLEAQVSLLNKKAYTDTTAPFDGKVYLNNQNGDSESTSMITLQSNTFYMKGQTSEQDLPKLQIDDPVTVTILSTNKKVSGRVSVISDIPTSSKVDNMSDSSLSYYDIDISFEDQEDLINGFHVQACIEIADNLCKIPSSSILKDENDKPYVFKSYDGILKKQKIEIQSQNNEFTVVKGGLDKQDIIIRYPSNEMNEGDAIPVDTLSVDTEGMQSE from the coding sequence ATGTCTTTTTTAGGGAAATTCAAAAATAAAAAGATTAAGATAATTGTAGGCATTACAGTTGTATCTAGTGTATTGATAGGTGGTTACTATTTATATAATAAAGAAAGTAATACTGCTCAATCTGAAGAAAACTATGTACAAACTTATACAATTGCAGATAATGAAAAAATATTTATAAATGGAGTTATAGTTCCAACAAAATCTCAAGAGTTTAGTATACCAACCGATGGGGAAATAAGTAAATTAAATGTAACAAATGGAAAGATTGTAAAAAAAGGAGACCTTTTATTTACTATAAAAAATGAGTCAATAATAAATGAAATAGAAATTTTAAAAAACCAAATAAGTGAATTAAAAGGATCGAATGTAGATAATGATACAATAATAAACTCTGAAATAAATAAATTAGAAGCTCAAGTTTCTTTATTAAATAAAAAAGCGTATACAGATACTACTGCTCCTTTTGATGGAAAAGTATATTTAAATAATCAAAATGGTGATTCTGAATCTACTTCAATGATAACTCTTCAAAGCAATACATTTTATATGAAAGGTCAGACTAGTGAGCAAGATTTACCAAAACTTCAAATAGATGATCCTGTAACTGTTACAATTTTATCTACAAATAAAAAAGTTTCAGGTAGAGTTAGTGTAATCTCTGATATACCAACATCTAGCAAAGTTGATAATATGTCTGATTCCTCTCTATCTTATTATGATATAGATATATCATTTGAAGATCAAGAAGATTTAATTAACGGATTTCATGTTCAAGCTTGTATAGAAATAGCTGATAACTTATGCAAAATACCAAGTTCATCAATACTTAAAGATGAAAATGATAAGCCTTATGTATTTAAGAGCTATGATGGAATATTAAAGAAACAAAAAATTGAAATTCAAAGTCAAAATAATGAATTCACAGTTGTAAAAGGCGGACTTGATAAGCAAGATATTATTATTAGATACCCATCAAATGAAATGAATGAAGGCGACGCAATTCCTGTAGATACTTTAAGCGTTGATACTGAAGGTATGCAAAGTGAGTAG
- a CDS encoding GNAT family N-acetyltransferase, with protein MIKTVKLSKFNGELCENLYANVLLMDASNFNDITVLFNNVISSISNKNWLKFRDIDYLQNVLHHGGFIVGCYVENTLIACALCEPPSGDYLNNLYDIGMNEDEINSTYVSGYVMVDPLYRGNSLHKILLETRIEESIARGKSHILTAVAAENIFSLRTILSLGFEMQLQRENQYGINRYILLKKLDSASSKDKEIIA; from the coding sequence TTGATAAAGACTGTAAAATTATCTAAATTCAACGGAGAGCTTTGCGAAAATTTATATGCTAATGTACTTTTAATGGATGCATCTAATTTTAATGATATAACAGTTTTATTTAATAATGTTATTAGCTCAATTTCAAATAAAAACTGGCTTAAATTTCGTGATATAGATTACTTACAAAATGTTTTACACCACGGCGGATTTATTGTTGGATGTTACGTTGAAAATACATTAATAGCATGTGCACTTTGTGAACCTCCAAGTGGAGATTATTTAAACAATCTTTATGATATTGGTATGAACGAAGATGAAATTAACTCAACTTATGTATCTGGATATGTAATGGTGGACCCTCTTTATCGTGGTAATTCATTACACAAGATACTACTTGAGACTAGAATCGAAGAATCTATAGCTAGAGGTAAGAGTCATATATTAACTGCTGTTGCTGCTGAAAATATATTTAGTCTAAGAACTATTTTGAGTTTAGGATTTGAAATGCAACTTCAAAGAGAAAATCAATATGGTATAAATAGATATATTTTATTAAAAAAATTAGATTCAGCTTCATCTAAAGATAAAGAGATAATTGCATAA
- a CDS encoding VanW family protein, with protein sequence MDKYRLVNKFKLISSLFIILILTTGMSNQKDSFNGKIFKNIYIEQVHIGKMKLDEAKKAVDKKYLLKPIYIKYEDKTWCINPQDIDLSYNIDDAIKNAYIYTRSDSKIENIKRKCNLDLNKAYSIKLNATYNESKLSEQLSYIQNDINKKVQQATLEISDSGQMITTPSKEGLEVDIASLKEQIYDMIKNKDIKNINLPVKVIQPTITTQQVKSINTVLGQFSTSFNEHSARGSNIYVAGKSTSDILIMPGDTFSYNKATGARTWSNGYKTAKVIVGGKYVNGEGGGVCQVSTTIYNAALMSGLEIQEVHNHTYPSHYVSKGRDAAVSYGYTDFKFKNNFAHPIYIKNIVSNGAITSKIYGCSQDREKLYIRTQEIREKDKIIVKTYRVFLGEENNKIREELVSENKYKIK encoded by the coding sequence ATGGATAAATATAGATTAGTCAATAAATTTAAATTAATATCATCTTTATTTATAATACTAATTTTAACTACAGGTATGTCAAATCAAAAGGATAGTTTTAATGGTAAAATATTTAAAAATATATATATTGAACAAGTACACATTGGAAAAATGAAGTTAGATGAAGCTAAAAAAGCAGTAGATAAAAAATATTTACTTAAACCAATATACATAAAATATGAAGATAAAACATGGTGTATAAATCCACAGGATATAGACCTAAGCTATAATATTGATGATGCAATTAAAAATGCATATATTTATACTAGAAGTGATAGTAAAATAGAAAATATAAAGAGAAAATGTAATTTAGATTTAAATAAAGCATATAGTATAAAGTTAAATGCAACTTATAATGAATCTAAATTAAGCGAACAATTATCCTATATTCAAAATGATATAAATAAGAAAGTTCAACAAGCTACCTTAGAGATAAGTGATAGTGGGCAGATGATAACAACTCCATCAAAGGAAGGATTAGAAGTAGATATTGCTTCATTAAAAGAACAAATATACGATATGATAAAAAATAAAGATATAAAAAATATAAATCTTCCTGTAAAAGTTATACAACCAACAATTACTACACAACAAGTAAAATCTATAAATACTGTATTAGGTCAATTTAGTACAAGTTTTAATGAACATAGTGCAAGAGGTAGTAATATATATGTTGCGGGAAAAAGCACTAGTGATATACTTATAATGCCAGGAGATACTTTTTCATATAATAAAGCTACTGGAGCAAGAACATGGAGTAATGGATATAAAACCGCAAAGGTAATAGTAGGTGGAAAATATGTTAATGGAGAAGGTGGAGGAGTATGCCAAGTATCAACAACGATATATAATGCGGCTTTAATGTCAGGCCTTGAAATACAAGAAGTGCATAATCACACATATCCATCTCATTATGTATCAAAAGGAAGAGATGCAGCAGTATCTTATGGGTATACAGATTTTAAATTTAAAAATAATTTTGCACATCCTATATATATTAAAAATATAGTTTCAAATGGTGCAATAACTTCTAAAATATATGGTTGTAGTCAAGATAGAGAAAAGTTATATATAAGAACACAAGAAATACGTGAAAAAGATAAAATAATAGTAAAGACATATAGAGTATTTTTAGGGGAAGAAAACAATAAAATAAGAGAAGAATTAGTATCAGAAAATAAATATAAAATAAAATAA
- a CDS encoding glycoside hydrolase family 13 protein, whose protein sequence is MKKKWWKEAVAYQIYPRSFMDLNNDGIGDLKGIISKLDYLKELGIDVIWICPIYKSPNDDNGYDISDYQDIMNDFGTMEDFNELLSEVHKRNMKIIIDLVINHTSDEHPWFIESRSSKENPKRDWYIWREGKNNKEPNNWESIFKGSAWEYDENTKEYYLHLFSKKQPDLNWKNKDMRNEIYKMINWWLDKGIDGFRIDAISHINKEEGLADMDNPDNLKYVPSFDKHMNVDGIHEYLKELKENTFSKYDIMTVGEANGVKAEEATDWVGENNGSFNMLFQFEHIDLWNSSKFNLPNLKKVWNKWQVNLENDGWNALFIENHDVTRVVSTWGDDTRFLKESAKALGLLYFMHKGTPFIYQGQEIGMTNVKFNEISEYDDIRSINEYNQLINQGMSQKDALKHIWNTSRDNTRTPMQWDDSLNAGFSKSNPWICVNPNYKFINVKKQLEDSDSILNFYKKMIQLKKSSECLIYGKYNLILEDDPNIFAYERILNDEKFLVICNLKSECVNYKYELLTLKYKNLILSNYNIDNHKDLNSLELKPWEARLYKIN, encoded by the coding sequence ATGAAAAAAAAGTGGTGGAAAGAAGCTGTTGCATATCAAATATATCCACGTAGTTTTATGGATTTAAATAATGATGGGATAGGGGACCTAAAGGGAATAATATCAAAATTAGATTACTTAAAGGAATTAGGTATAGATGTTATTTGGATATGTCCTATATATAAATCTCCAAATGATGATAATGGGTATGATATAAGTGATTATCAAGATATAATGAATGATTTTGGAACTATGGAGGACTTTAATGAATTATTAAGTGAAGTTCATAAAAGAAATATGAAGATTATAATAGATTTAGTAATAAACCATACAAGTGATGAACATCCTTGGTTTATAGAATCTAGATCATCTAAAGAAAATCCAAAGAGAGATTGGTACATTTGGAGAGAGGGAAAAAATAATAAAGAACCAAACAATTGGGAAAGTATATTTAAAGGATCGGCATGGGAGTATGATGAAAATACAAAAGAATACTACTTACATCTATTTAGTAAAAAACAACCAGACTTAAACTGGAAAAATAAAGACATGAGAAATGAAATATATAAGATGATAAATTGGTGGTTAGATAAAGGAATTGATGGATTTAGAATTGATGCTATAAGTCATATAAATAAAGAAGAAGGATTAGCTGATATGGATAATCCTGATAATTTAAAATATGTACCGTCTTTTGATAAACATATGAATGTTGATGGAATACATGAATATCTAAAAGAATTAAAAGAAAATACATTTAGTAAATATGACATAATGACAGTTGGAGAAGCAAATGGAGTTAAAGCAGAAGAAGCTACTGATTGGGTTGGGGAAAATAATGGAAGTTTTAATATGTTATTTCAATTTGAACATATCGATTTATGGAATAGCTCAAAGTTTAATTTGCCAAATCTAAAAAAAGTATGGAATAAATGGCAAGTTAATCTTGAAAATGATGGATGGAATGCATTATTTATAGAAAATCATGATGTAACTAGAGTAGTATCTACTTGGGGAGATGATACTAGATTTTTAAAAGAAAGTGCTAAAGCGCTAGGATTATTGTATTTTATGCATAAAGGGACACCATTTATATATCAAGGTCAAGAAATTGGTATGACAAATGTTAAGTTTAATGAGATAAGCGAATATGATGATATTAGATCTATAAATGAATATAATCAACTTATAAATCAAGGGATGAGTCAAAAAGATGCATTAAAACATATTTGGAATACATCAAGAGATAATACTCGTACGCCTATGCAGTGGGATGATAGTTTAAATGCAGGGTTTAGTAAATCTAATCCATGGATTTGTGTAAATCCTAATTATAAATTTATAAATGTTAAAAAACAACTTGAAGATTCTGATTCAATACTTAACTTCTATAAAAAAATGATACAACTTAAAAAGAGTAGTGAATGTTTAATATATGGTAAATACAATCTTATACTAGAAGATGATCCCAATATATTTGCATATGAGAGAATACTAAATGATGAAAAATTCTTAGTAATATGCAACTTAAAAAGTGAATGTGTTAACTATAAATATGAGTTATTAACATTAAAGTATAAAAATTTAATATTATCTAACTATAATATAGATAATCATAAAGATTTAAACAGTTTAGAATTAAAACCTTGGGAAGCAAGACTTTATAAAATAAATTAA
- a CDS encoding polysaccharide deacetylase family protein, whose translation MKIKKSKILIVLSIAIIFFTNPNSSYYYAYSDNSKTTTNIQEKESVNKSYNSRKVAYITIDDGPSKYTEDILRILDKYKVKGTFFLINRNMNIYPEKVKKIVESGNTAGLHSVSHDINKLYKTSISAKEEFDLNNQTFYEITGRYSNLVRLPYGSKPYASKESYNNLVRAGYKIWDWNIDTQDWKSSSSDIVENTKIYSKNKNEIILLIHEKKQTVEALDSLISYLIEEGYDILPINENQDPKNFWLKNLYK comes from the coding sequence ATGAAAATAAAAAAAAGTAAAATTTTAATAGTTCTAAGTATAGCAATAATATTTTTTACAAATCCTAATAGTTCTTACTATTATGCGTATTCTGATAATTCTAAGACGACAACAAATATTCAAGAAAAAGAAAGTGTAAATAAATCATATAATTCTAGAAAAGTAGCTTATATAACAATTGATGATGGGCCATCAAAATATACAGAGGATATATTAAGAATATTAGATAAATATAAAGTTAAAGGAACTTTTTTCTTGATAAATCGTAATATGAATATTTATCCAGAAAAGGTAAAGAAAATAGTAGAAAGTGGAAATACTGCTGGGCTTCATAGTGTATCACACGATATTAACAAATTGTATAAAACAAGCATTTCTGCAAAAGAAGAATTTGATTTAAATAATCAAACTTTTTATGAAATAACTGGTAGATATTCAAATTTAGTCAGATTACCATATGGAAGTAAACCGTATGCATCTAAAGAGAGTTATAATAATTTAGTAAGAGCAGGATATAAGATATGGGATTGGAATATAGATACACAAGATTGGAAATCTTCATCTAGTGACATAGTAGAAAATACAAAAATATATTCTAAAAATAAAAATGAAATAATACTGTTGATACATGAAAAAAAACAAACAGTAGAAGCATTAGATTCTTTAATAAGTTATTTAATTGAAGAAGGATATGATATTTTACCAATAAATGAAAATCAAGATCCTAAAAATTTCTGGCTAAAAAATCTCTATAAATAA
- a CDS encoding MarR family winged helix-turn-helix transcriptional regulator: MDDLNWIYMIEKMQEINLFSRMIIHRATKEYEIPTQHLDLLSQLLTHKEDLTPMCLSKIMGVNKTIISRIIDSLNKGGYIVKIKDPRDKRSYFVSITELGREKVNKIYNYYLSPIYELHRKLGEEDFSKLIYYIEKANKKMNQNKGEGV, translated from the coding sequence ATGGATGATTTAAATTGGATATATATGATAGAAAAAATGCAAGAGATAAATTTATTTTCGAGAATGATTATACATAGAGCTACTAAAGAATATGAAATACCAACACAACATTTAGATTTATTATCACAACTTTTAACTCATAAAGAAGATTTAACACCAATGTGTCTTAGTAAAATCATGGGTGTAAATAAAACAATTATAAGTAGGATAATAGATAGTTTAAATAAAGGAGGATATATAGTTAAAATTAAAGATCCAAGAGATAAAAGAAGTTATTTTGTTTCTATTACAGAATTAGGTAGAGAAAAAGTAAATAAAATATATAACTATTATCTAAGTCCGATTTATGAACTACATAGAAAACTGGGAGAAGAAGATTTTTCAAAGTTAATATATTATATAGAAAAAGCAAATAAAAAAATGAATCAAAATAAAGGAGAGGGTGTATAA
- a CDS encoding FUSC family protein — MGFYQAMQLGAASLKPLIKNAEDKKLKQKYIIAFVLKNLLCILFCIFVIMSFSNIFGSENSIVGVITVLSLQTFRFSNLDFDVKQSAFTLFGIFGILMIGPYLASISIPIVGFVINFISIMVIAILACHNVALSNQSILVLSYVLLYGYQINDINVYISRVCALAVGGIIVAGIFYIKQRKQKFENTFSDIIKGFNFSNDRTKWQLKLTIAVCSGLLIGDLLNLPKTIWIGLACISVVQPDKKRVDIRCKERIPFAIVGCIMFYILYCILPKEFSSLIGILGGIMCGFSATYKWQTVFNTFGGLTSAVPILGLEIAIIFRIVNNVFGAIYGRLFSKIFDKIEEKIISRSIIEEMKISEEM, encoded by the coding sequence ATGGGATTTTATCAAGCTATGCAGTTAGGAGCGGCTAGTTTAAAACCATTAATTAAAAATGCAGAAGATAAAAAATTAAAACAAAAGTATATAATAGCCTTTGTTCTTAAAAATTTATTATGTATTTTATTTTGTATTTTTGTAATAATGTCTTTTAGTAATATTTTTGGTAGTGAAAACAGTATAGTAGGAGTTATAACAGTTCTTTCATTACAAACTTTTAGATTTTCAAATTTAGATTTTGATGTTAAACAATCAGCATTTACCTTATTTGGTATATTTGGCATACTTATGATAGGACCATATTTAGCAAGTATATCAATACCAATAGTAGGATTTGTTATAAACTTTATTTCAATAATGGTTATAGCTATTTTAGCATGTCACAATGTAGCATTGTCTAATCAATCAATATTAGTATTATCATACGTGCTTTTATATGGATACCAAATTAATGATATAAATGTATATATAAGTCGTGTATGTGCATTAGCTGTAGGTGGAATTATAGTAGCAGGTATTTTTTATATAAAGCAAAGAAAACAAAAGTTTGAAAATACGTTTAGTGATATTATAAAAGGTTTTAATTTTAGTAACGATAGAACTAAGTGGCAACTAAAGTTAACCATTGCAGTATGTTCAGGTTTATTAATAGGTGATTTATTAAATTTACCAAAAACAATATGGATAGGTCTTGCATGTATATCAGTAGTTCAACCAGATAAGAAAAGAGTTGATATTCGTTGTAAAGAAAGAATTCCATTTGCTATTGTAGGATGTATAATGTTTTATATTTTATATTGTATTTTACCAAAAGAATTTAGTTCTTTAATAGGAATATTAGGTGGAATTATGTGTGGATTCTCAGCGACATATAAATGGCAAACTGTATTTAATACATTCGGTGGTTTAACTTCAGCAGTACCAATTTTAGGATTAGAAATAGCTATAATATTCCGTATCGTAAATAATGTATTTGGTGCGATATATGGAAGATTATTTAGCAAGATATTTGATAAAATTGAAGAGAAAATCATAAGTAGAAGTATAATTGAAGAAATGAAAATAAGTGAAGAAATGTAA